Proteins co-encoded in one Saprospira grandis genomic window:
- a CDS encoding WG repeat-containing protein, with translation MNFRNFFFALSLFIGFQSVSAQANWALYSNEDLAIEITAIGEETASGAEVVSAYQEGVALTKLYNKYGLVNAQGVEIIAPRYEEIRPFENGYAAIRKGNKWSFINKQGRKISSFRFDWVGRFEQAAAAVQINGKWGFINEQGALIVAAEFEAVRSFGQNGLAMVKKDGQWYNLNQKGELTALPSNLEQGLQASR, from the coding sequence AATTTCTTTTTCGCCCTTAGTTTGTTTATCGGTTTTCAGTCCGTTTCTGCTCAGGCCAATTGGGCCCTATACAGCAATGAGGATTTGGCTATTGAAATCACGGCTATTGGGGAAGAAACGGCCAGTGGGGCCGAGGTAGTTTCTGCCTATCAAGAGGGCGTAGCTTTGACCAAATTATACAATAAATACGGTCTTGTCAATGCACAGGGCGTAGAAATTATTGCTCCTCGCTATGAGGAAATCCGTCCTTTTGAGAATGGCTATGCGGCTATTCGCAAGGGCAACAAATGGAGCTTTATCAATAAGCAGGGCCGCAAGATTAGCAGTTTCCGCTTTGATTGGGTGGGCCGTTTTGAGCAGGCTGCTGCTGCGGTTCAGATCAATGGAAAATGGGGCTTTATCAATGAGCAGGGCGCTTTGATTGTGGCTGCAGAATTTGAAGCGGTCCGCAGTTTTGGCCAAAATGGCTTGGCTATGGTCAAAAAAGATGGCCAATGGTACAACTTGAACCAAAAAGGCGAATTGACGGCTTTGCCCAGCAATTTGGAGCAGGGGCTACAAGCTAGCCGCTAA